The following proteins come from a genomic window of Palaemon carinicauda isolate YSFRI2023 chromosome 12, ASM3689809v2, whole genome shotgun sequence:
- the LOC137650440 gene encoding LOW QUALITY PROTEIN: uncharacterized protein (The sequence of the model RefSeq protein was modified relative to this genomic sequence to represent the inferred CDS: inserted 2 bases in 2 codons; deleted 2 bases in 1 codon), which yields MQLPKFKVPDPATVQNLKESAPDIPKQLELFFRSLLGGLTPNLQGPQNGAIGRRATSMASDAVFNATHGTVKPWKHTAMGLGVASLTGSKLTLQILNRTGHSISYCDAKGLETEFAYSVSSGSYVAPDGIYLLADRATACVWDNNDANVETLDGKATLHSTVGHTYQNTAEQDKGQFSNSSFQFRDEKNRRTFVGNEQEIPPLRKSLKAAIFTSTAATVMSQGSGSASSLQLQQRPGLQLKPLDLYWFLQLKKGDTPLYAGFIINFVKDMLPLQRICYMDPIPKSPTDNAVVRETMIRTLNVAKETGQSYAVVTYDLAVALKAYSIQALESPLFDKLLIMLGNFHIELAFYGAIGTMINESGIEFILTEAEVLAEGLMMGFMKGKFYKRCIRIHELLANVMEQKLYDRFMQDLAEEEYQAFQDVMMTIPSNQVEDHLSDPVVMQHLLKYEEFFYSVMEGTIGPMAQFWGTYVFLVNRVHRELQRCVKTNDVDGYIDVFPFILDVFFSLNRPNYARWGTLFLHKLTFSHPQLREILQTGAFSIRRTKKNYSRSAVDLSLEQTVNRDAASSMKGIVAFRNSENARRRWSMTMTQRAMAVLELRTFAGLEVGESATAQCRSYRIRKDNRQMQALSEKIDEFCNPFSPEAPDTMVNLATGRAATKETEKYLLGTLQRGQVARQQFEREWHKDSARFLKSVKRIRVNNFASENEKEEKGTTPATETAKRVESLRVLFIRIIIVVAENTNFDLRHVLRYPITSYPLSLAHADGALLKSRKHTLLNRLEEFQKDTPIPTEVHQGICVRIYDGGLLIHSVLSVMNVGTSYGAIARTILSTVCTGGGDEIHVCLDKYVENSVKDSERKLRGAEDSVYTITGPNQTMRDKGAKLLKNGMFKNELGKFLLKEWGGNHYWNILNGKTLYASYGGEYFQYTPNDFQEISVTXPTHLQANHEEADTLIAFHLENTSGSKVLVRASDTDVLIILIGILGNEDPEVRSSKNVFMDCGSGNSRRYINVTNIVQVLEERKSGLPXALPGYQAFTGCDFTSAFYR from the exons ATGCAGTTGCCAAAATTCAAAGTGCCTGATCCAGCCACAGTGCAAAATTTGAAAGAAAGTGCACCGGATATACCAAAGCAACTGGAGCTGTTTTTTAGAAGCCTCTTAGGTGGCCTTACACCAAACTTACAAGGGCCTCAAAATGGGGCAATTGGCCGAAGGGCCACATCGATGGCATCTGATGCTGTGTTCAATGCTACGCATGGTACAGTTAAGCCGTGGAAACACACTGCAATGGGACTGGGTGTAGCTTCACTGACAGGATCAAAGTTAACATTGCAGATTTTGAACCGTACAGGTCATAGCATTAGTTACTGTGACGCTAAAGGTCTTGAAACTGAATTCGCTTATTCAGTTTCATCAGGTAGTTATGTTGCACCTGATGGTATTTATTTACTCGCAGATAGAGCAACAGCCTGTGTATGGGACAACAATGATGCAAATGTGgagacactagatggaaaagcaacacTTCATTCCACTGTTGGTCACACGTATCAAAACACAGCTGAGCAAGACAAGGGGCAATTTAGTAACTCTTCCTTTCAGTTCCGTGATGAAAAAAATAGAAGAACATTTGTGGGAAATGAGcaggaaattcctccacttagaaaATCCTTGAAGGCAGCCATCTTCACCAGTACGGCCGCAACAGTCATGAGTCAAGGCAGTGGTAGCGCCTCATCTCTACAACTCCAGCAAAGACCAGGGCTACAGCTGAAACCATTGGATTTGTACTGGTTTTTGCAACTGAAAAAAGGTGACACTCCACTTTATGCAGGTTTCATCATCAATTTTGTGAAGGACATGCTCCCACTGCAACGAATCTGCTATATGGACCCAATTCCAAAATCTCCTACAGATAATGCAGTTGTGAGAGAGACTATGATTCGTACTCTTAATGTTGCAAAGGAAACCGGACAAAGTTATGCAGTCGTGACGTATGATCTGGCTGTTGCCCTCAAAGCTTATTCCATCCAAGCTCTCGAGTCCCCTCTCTTTGACAAGTTACTGATCATGTTAGGCAATTTTCACATTGAGCTAGCATTTTATGGTGCAATCGGAACTATGATCAACGAAAGTGGAATAGAATTTATCCTAACTGAAGCAGAAGTCTTGGCAGAGGGTTTGATGATGGGCTTCATGAAGGGGAAGTTCTACAAACGTTGTATAAGAATTCATGAACTTCTGGCTAATGTAATGGAACAGAAGCTGTATGACCGTTTCATGCAAGACCTTGCAGAGGAGGAGTATCAAGCATTTCAAGATGTGATGATGACGATTCCATCAAATCAAGTTGAAGACCATCTCTCTGATCCAGTGGTTATGCAGcaccttctgaaatatgaagaattCTTCTATTCTGTCATGGAGGGAACCATTGGCCCAATGGCTCAGTTCTGGGGAACATATGTATTCCTGGTAAACAGGGTACACCGTGAGCTACAGCGTTGTGTTAAAACAAATGATGTAGATGGATACATAGATGTTTTCCCATTCATACTGGATGTCTTCTTCTCTTTAAATCGTCCAAATTACGCCAGATGGGGAACACTGTTTCTACACAAGCTGACATTTTCCCACCCTCAACTCAGAGAAATACTTCAGACGGGGGCTTTTTCAATACGGCGAACAAAGAAGAACTACTCCAGGTCGGCAGTTGATCTCTCACTTGAACAGACAGTAAATCGGGATGCAGCGTCCAGTATGAAAGGGATTGTAGCCTTCAGAAATTCTGAAAATGCCAGACGAAGATGGTCCATGACCATGACCCAGAGAGCCATGGCCGTACTGGAGCTGAGAACTTTTGCTGGACTTGAAGTGGGAGAGAGTGCCACAGCACAGTGCCGTTCATACAGAATAAGAAAAGACAACAGGCAAATGCAGGCTCTAAGTGAGAAAATAGACGAATTCTGCAATCCCTTCAGTCCTGAAGCTCCAGACACAATGGTGAACCTTGCAACTGGGCGGGCGGCAACAAAAGAAACTGAGAAGTATCTCCTCGGAACATTGCAGAGGGGGCAGGTAGCAAGACAACAATTCGAAAGAGAGTGGCACAAGGACTCGGCAAGATTTCTGAAGTCAGTAAAAAGGATAAGGGTGAATAACTTCGCATCTGAaaatgaaaag gaagaaaaagggaCGACTCCTGCTACAGAAACTGCAAAGAGGGTTGAAAGTCTGAGGGTCTTATTCATAAGAATCATCATTGTTGTGGCCGAAAATACCAACTTTGATCTCAGGCACGTTCTCAGGTACCCAATCACGTCATATCCTCTTTCCCTGGCACATGCTGATGGAGCACTCTTGAAGAGCAGGAAGCATACATTACTGAATAGGCTGGAAGAGTTCCAGAAAGACACACCAATCCCAACAGAGGTACATCAAGGTATTTGTGTTCGGATATATGACGGAGGCCTGCTTATTCATTCTGTCTTGTCAGTTATGAATGTTGGAACATCGTATGGAGCTATTGCCCGAACCATCCTATCTACAGTATGCACTGGTGGAGGGGATGAAATCCATGTCTGCCTTGATAAGTACGTCGAAAATTCAGTCAAGGACAGTGAGAGAAAATTGCGTGGTGCAGAAGATTCTGTTTACACAATCACTGGACCTAATCAAACGATGAGAGATAAAGGAGCAAAACTTCTCAAGAATGGAATGTTCAAAAACGAACTTGGAAAATTTCTGCTAAAGGAATGGGGGGGAAATCACTATTGGAACATCCTAAATGGAAAAACACTGTATGCCTCTTATGGCGGTGAATATTTCCAATATACGCCAAATGACTTCCAGGAGATCTCAGTGA AGCCCACTCACCTCCAGGCCAACCACGAGGAGGCAGATACCCTTATAGCATTCCACCTGGAAAATACCTCAGGAAGCAAGGTCCTTGTACGAGCATCCGATACAGATGTTCTCATTATACTTATTGGTATACTTGGAAATGAAGACCCAGAAGTGAGGTCCTCCAAAAATGTCTTCATGGACTGTGGCAGCGGAAACAGCAGGCGATACATTAATGTCACCAATATTGTACAGGTCCTTGAGGAGCGAAAATCAGGACTCC AAGCACTGCCGGGGTACCAAGCATTCACTGGATGTGACTTCACATCAGCCTTTTACAGGTAG